In Homo sapiens chromosome 11, GRCh38.p14 Primary Assembly, one DNA window encodes the following:
- the GLYATL1B gene encoding putative glycine N-acyltransferase-like protein 1B, whose amino-acid sequence MILLNNSERLLALFKSLARSIPESLKVYGSLFHINHGNPFNMEVLVDSWPEYQMVIIRPQKQEMTDDMDSYTNVYRVFSKDPQKSQEVLKNSEIINWKQKLQIQGFQESLGEGIRAAAFSNSVKVEHSRALLFVTEDILKLYATNKSKLGSWAETGHPDDELESETPNFKYAQLNVSYSGLVNDNWKLGMNKRSLRYIKRCLGALPAACMLGPEGVPVSWVTMDPSCEIGMGYSVEKYRRRGNGTRLIMRCMKYLCQKNIPFYGSVLEENQGVIRKTSALGFLEASCQWHQWNCYPQNLVPL is encoded by the exons ATGATTCTATTGAATAATTCCGAGCGGCTGCTGGCCCTATTCAAATCTTTAGCAAGGAGCATTCCTGAGTCCCTGAAG GTGTATGGCTCTCTGTTTCACATCAATCACGGGAACCCCTTCAACATGGAAGTGTTGGTGGACTCCTGGCCCGAGTATCAGATGGTTATTATCCGACCTCAAAAACAG GAGATGACTGATGACATGGATTCATACACTAATGTATATCGTGTATTCTCCAAAGACCCTCAAAAATCACaagaagttttgaaaaattctgagATCATAAACTGGAAACAGAAACTCCAAATCCAAG GTTTTCAAGAAAGTTTAGGTGAGGGGATAAGAGCAGCTGCATTTTCAAATTCAGTGAAGGTAGAGCATTCGAGAGCACTCCTCTTTGTTACGGAAGATATCCTGAAGCTCTATGCCACCAATAAAAGCAAGCTTGGAAGCTGGGCTGAGACAGGCCACCCAGATGACGAATTGGAGAG cGAGACTCCGAACTTTAAGTATGCCCAGCTGAATGTGTCTTATTCTGGGCTGGTAAATGACAACTGGAAGCTAGGGATGAATAAGAGGAGCCTGCGTTACATCAAGCGCTGCCTAGGAGCCCTGCCAGCAGCCTGTATGCTGGGCCCAGAGGGGGTCCCGGTCTCATGGGTAACCATGGACCCTTCTTGTGAAATAGGAATGGGCTACAGTGTGGAAAAATACCGAAGGAGAGGCAATGGGACACGGCTGATCATGCGATGCATGAAGTATCTGTGTCAGAAGAATATTCCATTTTACGGCTCTGTGCTGGAAGAAAATCAAGGCGTCATCAGAAAGACTAGTGCACTAGGTTTCCTTGAGGCCTCCTGTCAGTGGCACCAATGGAACTGCTACCCACAGAATCTTGTTCCATTGTAG